The genomic DNA AAGCATTTAAAAGTACGGGCACAACAAATGTGGAAATGCTGTACAACAAGTTGCGTGAAGATATTATTGATGAAAGCATAATCGATGAGCATGCAAAGCATGCGGAAACTACCTATGAAGAGCTAGATGCCCTTAACAAAGAGCGCTATCGAAGTGGTAAGGGAAGAAGACTTGCAGAGCGTGAGCTGTTAGCGATATTAACGGAACTTCCGAAAAAAGAAGTGCTTGAACTGTTGGAACTAGCTAAAATGAAAAAACGTTGGATGTAAATACTACTTCATCGGTCAAGTTGAAAAAGAGACAACGCAGATGGCCTGTTGTACTCTTACTACTTGGTTTGATTATATTTAGTGTCTATAAAGGCAATACGACTGTCGGTGTAACAAACTATACGATTGTTTCTGACAAAATTCCAACGGGCTTCAATTTATACAGGATTGTTCAGTTGTCTGATTTGCATGATGCGAAGTTTGGTGAAAATCATAGCGATGTGGTCAATAAAGTGAAAATGATTACGCCAGACGCCATTTTTATTACAGGTGACTTTGTAGATAGTAACCGCTATAATTTGGCACAAAGTTTAACGCTAATCGAAGAGCTCCAATTCGTTTCGCCAATCTATTATGTAACGGGCAACCACGAAATTGCGACGAATGATACGGATGACATAAAACTCGCATTAGAAAATCTAGGCGTCCGCGTGTTATCGAATGAAGCGGAGATCATCACAGCGGGGCTGGAGGGAGAACTAGCAGTTGGGGGAATTGAAGATCCATTAGCCAGCCAGTTAGCTGATGATAAAGCAGTCGAAGCATCTATAAATCAGGCATTCAAACATGTGCCTGAAGACATGTATACACTTTTATTATCGCATAGACCTGAACAGTTTGCGGTCTATGCCAAGCAAGAGATTAATATTACGTTCAGTGGACATGCGCATGGCGGTCAGTTTAGAATACCAGGTATTGGTGGTCTTGTTTCACCAGGGCAAGGATGGTTTCCTACATACACGTCAGGCATTCATAAGGACAATGACAGTAGGCTGGTTGTCAGTCGGGGGCTTGGGAATAGCATCATCCCATTACGATTGTTTAACCAGCCGGAGATTGTCGTCGTCACATTGAAAAATACGGACTAAGTAAGAGTGAAATAGCATGATAAAAGCAGGCGGGAATCGTATTTGGTTTCCTGCCTGCTTTTATGCATCATTAATTAGAAAAATATGAAAAGTATTGTTGTTTCGAGTATGATAGAAGAAGTAGAGAAGGAGGGGATGAGAAGAATGAAAGCAGTTGTTCATGGATTAGGTGAATTGAAAGTAGGGACTATGAAAGAGCCGGTTGCAGGAGTCGGAGAAGTCGTTGTTGCCATTCGTGCGGCCGGTTTGAATCGACGTGATATTTATATCCCAGGGCGTAGAGGAGACGCAGTTGAGGCTTTGATATTGGGGTCAGACGGTGCGGGAGTCATTGTAGCATTAGGAAAAGGCGTTAAGAACTTTGCACTTGGGGATGAAGTGATCATTAACCCTGCATTGCGTTGGTTTGAAAATAGCGTAGCACCTCCAAAAAACTTTGATATTTTAGGAATGCCAGATCATGGGACATTTGCGGAGAAAATCGCGATTTCAGCGGAGCAAATTGAAAGAAAGCCTGCGCATTTATCATGGGAAGAGGCCGCAGTCTTATCGTTATCTGCATTAACAGGTTATCGTGCGTTATTTACCCAAGGAAATTTGCAGGCAGGCGATACGGTTTTCATCCCAGGTGCTGGTAGTGGTGTGGCAACTTTTCTTATCGCCTTTGCTAAAAATAGTGGAGCACGTGTCATCGTCACATCGCGTAGCGAAGAGAAACGACAGCAGGCGCTTGCGTTAGGTGCTGATATTGCGCTCGATACGGCGAGTGATTGGTTAGCTGAGCTAGCAGATGAGACGATTGACCTTGTCATTGAAAGTGTTGGGCGAGCGACATTCAATCGTTCATTGGACGTACTTAAACAGGGTGGACGCGTTGTTGTCTTTGGCGCAACGACAGAAGATACGGTCGATTTGGATTTACGAGCATTTTTCTATGGACAGTATCAGCTATTCGGTTCAACGATGGGAAGTCGGGAAGAATTGCGTGAAATGCTTGCACATATTGAACAACACAACATGCATCCAGTCGTTGATAAAGTATACAAACTGGATGATGCATTAGCAGCATTGAATTATGTCGAAGAAAGCAAGCAGTTCGGAAAAGTTGCATTAAGAGTTAGCGAGTAATGGTTGCATTAAATCGTCAAGGGAAGTTTAAAATATTTGTCTGTCTTTTGACGTGAGTAGGGTATACTTGAGACAAAGAAAGGTGGGGCATAGATGATGGAAAAAGTATTGCCATTAACGGATTTACAGATTGCATCCCAAGCAACAATGCGACCAATTTGGGAGATTGCCGACAAAGCGAGCATCCCGGAAGAGGCGGTTGAACCATACGGTCGATTCAAAGCGAAAATCGATGTGCAAAAACTAAAGAACGCACAAAAAGATGGGAAAGTGGTGCTTGTTACGGCCATTAGTCCGACGCCAGCTGGGGAAGGCAAATCGACAGTCACGGTAGGGCTAGCGGATGCGTTGTCCAAGCTTGGAGAAAAAGCGATGATTGCATTACGTGAGCCATCATTGGGACCTGTTATGGGGATAAAAGGTGGAGCAACAGGCGGAGGCTATGCGCAAGTATTACCAATGGAAGAAATTAATTTGCATTTTAATGGTGATCTTCATGCTATTACAACTGCTAATAATGCACTAAGTGCAATGATTGATAACCATCTTCACCAAGGAAATGTGCTTCGCATTGATCCGAGGAGAATTACGTGGAAGCGTGCATTGGATATGAATGATCGTGCTTTACGTCATGTGACAATTGGGCTTGGTGGACCGGGACAAGGAATTCCGCGTGAGGATGGCTTTGATATTACGGTTGCGTCTGAAATTATGGCTGTGTTTTGCTTGGCGAAAAACTTGCAAGATTTGAAAGAACGGCTAGCGCGAATCGTCATTGGCTATACATATGACAAAGAAGCTGTAACCGTACGTGATCTTGGTGTTCAAGGTGCATTGACATTGTTGTTAAAAGAGGCGATCAAACCAAATCTTGCACAGACGATTGAAGGAACACCGGCATTGATTCACGGGGGGCCATTCGCAAACATCGCACATGGCTGTAACTCCTTAATTGCGACGGATACAGCACGTACCTTGGCTGATATCGTCGTTACCGAAGCTGGGTTTGGCTCGGATTTAGGTGCGGAGAAATTTATGAACATTAAGGCACGACAAGGCGGCTTCTCACCTGATGCAGTCGTACTCGTTGCAACGGTACGTGCGCTTAAAATGCATGGTGGGGTATCAAAAGCGAACTTGGCCCCAGAAAATGTTCAAGCGGTTCAAGAAGGCATGGCTAATTTAGCGAAGCATATTGAGACGATTCGTGCGTTTGGCGTTCAGCCTGTTGTTGCGCTCAATCGTTTTGTAACGGATTCGCCAGCTGAGCTTGAAGTCATTCAAGCATGGTGTAAAACAAACGGTGTGCGTGTTGCATTGACGAATGTTTGGGAACATGGTGGAGACGGTGGGATTGAGCTGGCTCAAGAGGTGTTAAACCTTCTAAAAGAACGAAATAACTTCGCACCACTCTATGATGTCGAACAAAATGTCCGTGAAAAAATCACAACAATTGTTCAGAAAGTTTACGGTGGTAAGGATGTTATTTTGACGGACAAAGCACTGAAAAACTTGCAGGATATTGAAAAGAATGGTTGGGACAGTTTGCCAGTTTGTATGGCGAAGACACAATACTCATTTTCAGACAATCCGAAATTACTCGGGCGTCCGGAAGGTTTCACCATTACGATCCGAGAAATTATTCCGAAGCTTGGCGCAGGCTTCCTCGTTTGCCTAACGGGCGATATTATGACGATGCCTGGCCTGCCTAAGGCACCTGCTGCACTTCAAATGGATATCGATCAGAACGGCAATGCAGTCGGCTTGATGTAATCGTACAAAGACCACCGATTTGAAGTGACCCCTAAAAGTTAGACACGGTTATTTCATCAGGCAACTTGAGTAAAATGAGTTCGGTATTGCACCGGACTCATTTTTAATTTTGCCTTCATCCGTTTCGTATTATAATAATGGATATATTTTTCTAGTTCCATTTGAAATGGTTCCACACTTTCAAATTCCTTTAGGTAAAGGAATTCCGACTTCATAATCCTGAAGAAATTCTCCATCACTGAGTTGTCGTAACAGTTTCCTTTACGTGACATACTCTGCATAATTCCTCTTGACTGAAGCCTTTTACGATACTTCTCCATTTGATAGTGCCAGCCCTGATTGGAATGCATCAGTAGCTAGTGTTCTTCTGGAAGGCGTTCTAGTGCGTTCTCCAACATATCCGAGACAAGTGAATACGTTGGTCTAGCGCCGATGGTATAGGTAATAATTTCACCATTAAACAAGTCTAAAACAGGTGATAGATAAAGCTTCTTACCAAATAATTTAAACTCTGTAATATCGGTTACCCACTTTTCATTTGGAGCAGTCGCTGTAAAATCGCGGTCTAAAATGTTTGGCGCAATTTTACCAACAGTTCCTTTATACGATTTATATTTTTTCATGCGTACAATACACTTTAAACCAAGCTCTTTCATAAGGCGCTGAACTTTTTTATGATTCACGTGTTGCTCGCGATTCGCCAGTTCATCACGAATACGCCGGTAGCCGTAACGTCCCCCATGTTCTTCAAAAATCGTTTTGATTTCTGCTTTTAAATCTGCGTCTGGACCCGGCTGATTCATTCGTTTCACTAAATCATAATACGTGCTGCGTGGAATGCCTGCGAGCTTCAAGAGTGCTTTCACCGGATATTTATGCCTTAACTCATAGACTACTTGCCCTTTGTTTTGTTTGGTGATTTTTCCTTGTTTTGAACTAAGGCATTCAACTTTTTTAATTAGGCATTTTCCATTTCTAGTTGTTTAATACGTGCTTCAAGTGCTTCTCTAGAACCTTCAGCTGATACTTGTTTTGGTTGTGGAGTGGATTCATTTTTCATGGATGGACCCCCCTTTTTCTTTGATTGAAGGGCATCTATTCCTTGCGTGTCGACTTGTTTTCTCCAACTACCGATAGTTGAAGGGATTGCTATATTAAAGAGAGCAGTTGTTTCGAGTAAGGACGTACCATTCCCGATCATATAGTTTAGTACGTCTAGTTTAAACTGTTGGGTGTAGTTTGTATATCGTTTTACAAACGCTTCAACGCCATTATATTCATATTGTATAACCCATTTTAAAACAGCTTTTTTATCAGTCTCCAAAGAGCTAGCTATTCGAATAGAACTTTCTTTGCCGGTTAAATAACGTAAAACTGCTTGCCATTTATCTTCCGCAGTAAATTTAGCCATAAAAAACTGCATCTCCAATTGTTAGATTGTGTCTAACAATTGGGGTACAGTTCACAGTTGGTGGTCTTTTTCAATTGCAACAAAGTATACGTACTTAACTTAGGTTGGTATTCTAGCTTTAGTGGTGAGGGACGCTAGCTTGAATATTGGTTGGTTATTCCTTATAAAGGTGTTATTCTAGTATTTTACAATATAGATTATTCTTGATTCTTAGAAAGTGCATAATGTACTCGTGGAGGGTTATTATGCCTATTTTTATATGTGATATAGAAGTTCTAGTTGAGACTGTCTTATTTCATAATTATAATATACAATATAATTTATACATACTAAAAAACGAATAACATAGTGAAAAAGGAGAGAAAGTGACAAGGTGAACAGGCGTTTTAGACTTCAACTAACAATAATCTTGATTGTCTTTTCCTTATGTATTTCTATTGTTATTGCAGTATTTGATTTCGGAAAATTGGAAGAGCGTGTGCGTATTGGACATGCTACCAAAATTGCGATGGCAGAGGATAAAATTATTGATTCACTGACGACTATTGATAAAGTATACAATCTATTGGATTACCAAATTGCCGATGAAATGAAGCGGCATTCGGATACGATGTTGGACATGTATGAACAAGAACCTGATTTTGAAAAATGGGATTTTCAAGGGTTAAAAGAGCAGTTTGAGATGGATGTTTTCGTTATTAATGAAGAAAACACCGTTATTAATAGTAGTTTAGCAGCCGACATTGGATTAAATTTCAATAAATGCTGTGATGGGCTAGCCAAATTACTGCGTGAAAGAAGAGAAAGTGGTATTTTTTCACATGATGGGATGGATTTACAACAAAGCAATGGGGAAATTCGGAAGTTTAGTTATATGCCGACACCAGATCGAAAATATATTTTGGAACTTAGTGTACCGCTTGAAAATAAAGCTATTTTCCAGCAATTTGACTTGATGACAACAATTAATAAGTTGGAAAAGGAATATGATGCGATTAGTTCGATTCGTGTGTATAATTCAGCGGGACATTTGCTTGATTTTCGAAAAGATAGGGCCAGTGTTCAGAAGTTGCCACCTGATTTGAAAGAGGTACTACGAAATTCGATGCGCAGTGGAGAGCCTCAGGAGATTGTGGGGAAGGTTGAGGGACAGCATATTATACATCGCTATATCCCTTACTCAGCTGACGAAAAGCGAGGGTTATCGACGAGTCGAGCGGTTGAGATTATTTATAATGATAGTGAATTGGCAGGATTGTTAGGGGTATATCGGAACGGATTCATTTTTCAGTTGATGGGTATTGTGAGTGCGGCTGTCGCCTTATCCTTTGTCATTGCTCGTCTTGTAGCGAAGCCAATTCATCTTGCTTTTCATGATAGTTTAACAGGTTTGAAAAACCGAGCGGCATTTGAAGAGGAAATCAAGAAAAGATTTATGCGCAAGAACAATCGGATCGCTCTTATGATGATTGATCTCGATAATTTTAAAATAGTGAATGATTCGCTAGGGCATATGGAAGGGGATCGGATTTTACAACTTGCTGCTAAGACTATACAGGAAATTGCCGGACCTAAAAATATTGCTGCCCGCCTAGGTGGGGATGAGTTTGTTGTGATATTTTCTGAAAAAGAGGAAAGTAAAGTGTTAGAGGTTGCCTCAGAGATGATTGAGAAGATTAAGACGGAGTTTTCATCACTACAAGAACACGACCACATTAAAGCGTCGATTAGTATTGGAATCGCTTACGCGACAGCGGATGACGATATGGTAACGCTATATGACAAGGCAGATCAGGCGTTATATCAATCGAAGGAGAATGGAAAAAACCAATATAATGTGTATGGAATGGAAAAAGTATTTTCGTGAAAAATAAAAAAACGGAGCTTGCCAGGTTTAGTTGGACAGGCCCCGTTTTTTTTGTCTAGGCGCTTGCACTTTTGTTCGTTTAAAGTGCTTTATCGTCTACGGAGTCGAGCCAAGCCTCGATGGTTCCGATGACAGATTCCACACAGCCGTCTTCAAATGGAGATAAGAGATTCGCTTCCTCCACGAGTTTGGTAAATGACTTGGAGCCCCCAAGTGTACATAAATGTAAATAATCTTTCCAAGCAGATTCGTGATCTTCGCGTGAGCGTTTCCAAAATTGGAATGCGCAAATTTGTGCCAATGTATAGTCGATATAATAGAACGGGTCGGCATAAATATGCGCTTGGCGCTGCCATACCGCACCTGCTTCTAAATAGCCGATGCCATCATAGTCGCGTTTTGGTAAATAGATTTGCTCGATTTCTTTCCAAGCAGTCTTGCGTTCAGCTGCGGTCATGTTAGGGTTTTCATAGACAACATGTTGGAATTCATCGACTGCAACACCATACGGTAAAAATAGCAATGAACTGCTTAAATGTGCGAATTTATATTTATCCGTCTGTTCTTTGAAAAACAGTTCCATCCAAGGCCAAGTGAAAAATTCCATACTCATGGAATGGATCTCTGCACCTTCATACGTCGGCCACATATACTCGGGAATTCCGATGTTGCGGCTAGAATAGACTTGAAATGCATGCCCGGCTTCATGCGTTAGGACATCAATGTCGCCTGATGTGCCGTTGAAATTGGAGAAGATGAAGGGAGAATCATAGTTATCGATAAACGTACAATAGCCACCTGCTTCTTTTCCTGTCTTTGCTTCGACATCTAATAAATTTCTATCTGTCATAAATTTGAAAAATGTATCTGTTTCGGGTGAAAGCTCTGCATACATCTTTTTCCCGTTTTCAATGATCCATTCGGGAGATCCTTGTGGCGTGGCATTGCCCGTGAGGAAGTCTAGTGATTGGTCATAAAACTTGAGTGAATCGACACCAATTCGCTCGGCTTGGCGGTCGTATAGTCGATTGGCAAGTGGAACGATATAATCCCGCACCTGGTCCCGGAATTTTTTAACCATCGTTGCGTCATAGTCAATGCGGTTCATGCGGATATAGCCCAATTCTACATAGTTTTTATAACCAAGTGTTGTAGCGATTTCATGTCGAAGTTTCACAAGCTCATCATAAATCGTATCGAATTGCTCACCGTTATCTGCGTAAAAAGCATAGCTCGCTTCCATTGCCGCTTTTCGAACGGAGCGATCCGTAGATTCGGCATAAGGGCCCATTTGTGCAAGTGTCAGCTTTTTACCATCAAAGTCGATTTGGGCAGATGCGACGAGCTTGGAATAATCGGAAGATAACTTGTTTTCTTTTTGCAATAAGGGCATAATTTCAGGTGAAAAGGACTTGATGGCGTTATCGGCAAGGGCAAATAGTTGCGTACCCCATTTTTCTTCCAAATCTTTTCTGAAAGGTGTAGCGACAAGTTCTTTGTAGTAAGCAGTTTCAAGCTCTTGATACGCAGGTCCGATGTCGTCGAAATAATCGCGTTCCATGCGGTAAAAATCATCATTTGTATTGATGGATGCACGGATATAGACGAGGTTTTCTTGTGTGGAATAGTCATTGCTAATGGCATTGATCTTTTCCATGACTTCATTTTGTTGCGCATAAGAGTTAGCAGTGCGGAAATCTTGTAAAAGACTAGTAAACTGTTGTTTGATTTGATCCATATCAGGTCGTACGTATTCGTATTGTTCAAATGTCAGCATGAGAATCCCCCTTGAGTGTGTGAGAGTGAAAGCATATACAGTTTCTATTGTTAACTACATTTTGGAAAAACGCAAAACAAATGTAGAGCAATCCGGACGCGATTACGCCTTGACGTAATAGTTCTACATAAGTCGAGGGTGCATACCGCCTTTTTTTCGACAAATGATGTATGATGAAGGAAGCGTAAAAAATCGCTTACAAGAAAATGGTCACTGAGAGGTTGGATATATATGAATATAACCGAACATGTAGTTACGCAAATGCTTGATCCTACCGGTATTTTAACTGGGGA from Sporosarcina sp. FSL K6-1522 includes the following:
- a CDS encoding helix-turn-helix transcriptional regulator, translating into MYDWNKEDFGVRLKTLREQRGLSMMAFGAAIGTSASRIKDWEKGKNAPSAAWIAKISERFNVSTDELILGTEKISKAFKSTGTTNVEMLYNKLREDIIDESIIDEHAKHAETTYEELDALNKERYRSGKGRRLAERELLAILTELPKKEVLELLELAKMKKRWM
- a CDS encoding metallophosphoesterase produces the protein MDVNTTSSVKLKKRQRRWPVVLLLLGLIIFSVYKGNTTVGVTNYTIVSDKIPTGFNLYRIVQLSDLHDAKFGENHSDVVNKVKMITPDAIFITGDFVDSNRYNLAQSLTLIEELQFVSPIYYVTGNHEIATNDTDDIKLALENLGVRVLSNEAEIITAGLEGELAVGGIEDPLASQLADDKAVEASINQAFKHVPEDMYTLLLSHRPEQFAVYAKQEINITFSGHAHGGQFRIPGIGGLVSPGQGWFPTYTSGIHKDNDSRLVVSRGLGNSIIPLRLFNQPEIVVVTLKNTD
- a CDS encoding zinc-binding dehydrogenase, which encodes MKAVVHGLGELKVGTMKEPVAGVGEVVVAIRAAGLNRRDIYIPGRRGDAVEALILGSDGAGVIVALGKGVKNFALGDEVIINPALRWFENSVAPPKNFDILGMPDHGTFAEKIAISAEQIERKPAHLSWEEAAVLSLSALTGYRALFTQGNLQAGDTVFIPGAGSGVATFLIAFAKNSGARVIVTSRSEEKRQQALALGADIALDTASDWLAELADETIDLVIESVGRATFNRSLDVLKQGGRVVVFGATTEDTVDLDLRAFFYGQYQLFGSTMGSREELREMLAHIEQHNMHPVVDKVYKLDDALAALNYVEESKQFGKVALRVSE
- a CDS encoding formate--tetrahydrofolate ligase; the encoded protein is MEKVLPLTDLQIASQATMRPIWEIADKASIPEEAVEPYGRFKAKIDVQKLKNAQKDGKVVLVTAISPTPAGEGKSTVTVGLADALSKLGEKAMIALREPSLGPVMGIKGGATGGGYAQVLPMEEINLHFNGDLHAITTANNALSAMIDNHLHQGNVLRIDPRRITWKRALDMNDRALRHVTIGLGGPGQGIPREDGFDITVASEIMAVFCLAKNLQDLKERLARIVIGYTYDKEAVTVRDLGVQGALTLLLKEAIKPNLAQTIEGTPALIHGGPFANIAHGCNSLIATDTARTLADIVVTEAGFGSDLGAEKFMNIKARQGGFSPDAVVLVATVRALKMHGGVSKANLAPENVQAVQEGMANLAKHIETIRAFGVQPVVALNRFVTDSPAELEVIQAWCKTNGVRVALTNVWEHGGDGGIELAQEVLNLLKERNNFAPLYDVEQNVREKITTIVQKVYGGKDVILTDKALKNLQDIEKNGWDSLPVCMAKTQYSFSDNPKLLGRPEGFTITIREIIPKLGAGFLVCLTGDIMTMPGLPKAPAALQMDIDQNGNAVGLM
- a CDS encoding GGDEF domain-containing protein, which encodes MNRRFRLQLTIILIVFSLCISIVIAVFDFGKLEERVRIGHATKIAMAEDKIIDSLTTIDKVYNLLDYQIADEMKRHSDTMLDMYEQEPDFEKWDFQGLKEQFEMDVFVINEENTVINSSLAADIGLNFNKCCDGLAKLLRERRESGIFSHDGMDLQQSNGEIRKFSYMPTPDRKYILELSVPLENKAIFQQFDLMTTINKLEKEYDAISSIRVYNSAGHLLDFRKDRASVQKLPPDLKEVLRNSMRSGEPQEIVGKVEGQHIIHRYIPYSADEKRGLSTSRAVEIIYNDSELAGLLGVYRNGFIFQLMGIVSAAVALSFVIARLVAKPIHLAFHDSLTGLKNRAAFEEEIKKRFMRKNNRIALMMIDLDNFKIVNDSLGHMEGDRILQLAAKTIQEIAGPKNIAARLGGDEFVVIFSEKEESKVLEVASEMIEKIKTEFSSLQEHDHIKASISIGIAYATADDDMVTLYDKADQALYQSKENGKNQYNVYGMEKVFS
- a CDS encoding M3 family oligoendopeptidase, which produces MLTFEQYEYVRPDMDQIKQQFTSLLQDFRTANSYAQQNEVMEKINAISNDYSTQENLVYIRASINTNDDFYRMERDYFDDIGPAYQELETAYYKELVATPFRKDLEEKWGTQLFALADNAIKSFSPEIMPLLQKENKLSSDYSKLVASAQIDFDGKKLTLAQMGPYAESTDRSVRKAAMEASYAFYADNGEQFDTIYDELVKLRHEIATTLGYKNYVELGYIRMNRIDYDATMVKKFRDQVRDYIVPLANRLYDRQAERIGVDSLKFYDQSLDFLTGNATPQGSPEWIIENGKKMYAELSPETDTFFKFMTDRNLLDVEAKTGKEAGGYCTFIDNYDSPFIFSNFNGTSGDIDVLTHEAGHAFQVYSSRNIGIPEYMWPTYEGAEIHSMSMEFFTWPWMELFFKEQTDKYKFAHLSSSLLFLPYGVAVDEFQHVVYENPNMTAAERKTAWKEIEQIYLPKRDYDGIGYLEAGAVWQRQAHIYADPFYYIDYTLAQICAFQFWKRSREDHESAWKDYLHLCTLGGSKSFTKLVEEANLLSPFEDGCVESVIGTIEAWLDSVDDKAL